The Tenebrio molitor chromosome 5, icTenMoli1.1, whole genome shotgun sequence genome has a segment encoding these proteins:
- the LOC138130291 gene encoding UDP-glucosyltransferase 2-like → MFLLAVLLVTCLSASRSARILYISPVPSRSHVAVHQSISAHLSLRGHQVTTLSPKSLKNPNLSNLTEFEFPTLREITAKHHDRTTKLSKDNFLFNTLLYGSKYYGELVEEVLNRSQTIFQNASISFDLVIVENLHPLIYSFGCRFQVPIIGVSSSALPFYSHDFVGNPTHPEVVLEPRMQLNKKIGLYEKFVSWFNNVCLRMFMSFHSFSQYDKKTKKYFGNDCPYIGNILKNVSLILTSANPVVHPVRPNVPAIVEMQQIHTRPTKPLPHDLQTFLDGSPRGVVYFSLGSNIDTCNLSLSLRETITEALAELPYNVLWKWDVDHLPEPSGNVMARKWLPQQDVLSHKNVKAFVTQGGLQSVEEAIIHGVPIVGMPFFLDQPINVMHMVKMGVAQSIDHAIMTKNELKEVIIEVASNETYRTNARRMRDVLIDQPVPGLDKTIWWIEHVIRHKGAKHLRSPTVDMSWSAYFLLDVTFVAVLFGGVVSCTVVLCVKTVKTLIIMNRIPRNKN, encoded by the exons ATGTTCTTGCTTGCTGTTCTTTTAGTGACTTGTCTATCTGCCTCACGTTCTGCAAGAATCCTCTACATTTCTCCCGTTCCTTCAAGGAGTCATGTCGCAGTTCATCAGTCGATTAGTGCACACCTGTCACTTCGAGGTCACCAAGTGACAACGTTATCACCTAAGTCACTGAAAAACCCAAATCTAAGCAATCTCAccgaatttgaatttccaactCTTCGTGAAATCACGGCGAAGCACCACGACCGAACGACAAAATTGTCCAAAGACAACTTTCTGTTCAATACTCTTCTATATGGGTCCAAGTACTACGGGGAGCTCGTCGAAGAAGTCCTGAATCGCTCGCagacaatttttcaaaatgcttCCATCAGTTTTGATCTTGTCATAGTGGAAAACCTTCATCCTTTAATTTACAGTTTCGGGTGTCGCTTCCAAGTTCCAATAATTGGAGTTAGCTCTTCAGCTCTGCCTTTCTACTCACACGATTTTGTTGGAAATCCCACGCATCCAGAGGTAGTTCTCGAACCGCGAATGCAATTAAACAAGAAGATCGGTCTGTACGAGAAATTCGTCTCTTGGTTTAATAACGTCTGTTTGAGGATGTTTATGAGTTTCCATTCCTTCTCCCAATATGACAAAAAAACTAAGAAGTACTTTGGAAATGACTGCCCTTATATTGGAAACATTCTGAAAAACGTAAGCTTAATCCTTACAAGTGCCAATCCAGTTGTCCATCCAGTGCGTCCAAATGTTCCCGCAATTGTGGAAATGCAACAGATTCACACTCGACCCACGAAACCTTTGCCTCAC gACCTCCAGACTTTTTTAGATGGCAGTCCTCGAGGAGTTGTTTATTTCAGTCTAGGATCGAATATAGACACTTGTAATTTGAGCCTTTCCCTCAGAGAAACTATAACGGAGGCTTTGGCAGAACTACCATATAATGTGCTTTGGAAATGGGATGTTGATCATTTACCAGAACCATCTGGAAATGTAATGGCGCGGAAATGGTTGCCCCAACAAGATGTCTTGAgtcacaaaaatgttaaaGCGTTTGTTACCCAAGGTGGTCTTCAGTCAGTCGAAGAAGCTATCATTCATGGCGTACCTATTGTCGGAATGCCATTTTTCCTCGATCAGCCAATAAACGTGATGCACATGGTCAAGATGGGTGTTGCTCAAAGCATCGATCACGCCATCATGACCAAAAATGAGTTGAAGGAAGTGATAATCGAAGTCGCTTCGAATGAAAC gTATAGGACAAACGCAAGACGAATGAGAGATGTGCTAATAGATCAGCCTGTACCAGGATTGGATAAAACTATTTGGTGGattgaacacgtgatcaggcACAAGGGCGCCAAACATTTAAGAAGTCCAACAGTGGATATGTCATGGAGTGCATATTTTCTATTAGATGTGACTTTTGTTGCTGTGCTTTTTGGTGGCGTTGTCTCTTGTACCGTTGTTTTATGTGTTAAGACAGTAAAAACTTTGATTATTATGAATCGCATtcccagaaataaaaattaa